In Deefgea piscis, the genomic window CAACAGGAGAACTTTCCGAGGTCGTGGCAACGGCTGTCCGCACCCGTGAGCCGGGCCAGAACCCGGCGACGCGTACCTTCCAAGCTATACGGATTTACATCAATCGTGAGCTTGAGGAATTGTCGCTAGCACTACCCCAAGCATTGCGCTTGCTAAAAACCGGTGGGCGATTATCCGTGATTGCATTTCACTCGCTGGAAGATCGCATCGTAAAACGGTTTATTCAAGACGCGGCTAAGGGGGATCATCTGCCTTCGCGTCTGCCGGTGCGAGCCAGTGAAATTGCCGCTGCGCCATTGCAGATCCTCGGTAAGCCAATCCGAGCATCAGAAATCGAAATTAAAGCCAACCCTCGTGCGCGCAGTGCGATTTTGCGGGTTGCAGCACGTACAGCGGGGCCTTTGTGACGCGTTTAAATATGTTTTTGTTGGCGGTTTTAGTGATTTGCGCTTTAGCGGTGATCACCAGTCGGCATAAGTCGCGAAAACTATTTATTGAATTGCAAAAAGAAGACGTACTGACTCGTAAGCTCGACGTTGAGTGGGGACAGTTACAACTAGAGCAAAGCACTTGGGCGATGCACTCTCGCATCGAACAAGAGGCTGGACACACTTTGGAAATGCAAGTGGCACCATCGAATCGCACTCAGGTCATTTTGGAGCACGGTGAACTCGTGAAGCAACCTGAGGTTAAAGATCTGCAATGATAACAGCGGGAAAAACGGCGGCTAGCCGTCGTCGACCAAAGTATGCCGTAATCCCAAAGTTAGAGCGTTGGCGGGTTTGGACGGTACTCGGCGGTTTGATGGTGTTGTTTGCCGCCTTACTCGGTCGTGCCTTGTATTTGCAAGTATGGAATGAAGGTTTTTTACAAGACCAAGGTGATGCACGCTATCGTCGGGTGTTAAAACTAGAAGCCAATCGCGGCATGATCACCGACCGCAATGGTGAACCGTTGGCGATTTCAACGCCGGTTCAGTCGATTTGGATGAGCCCACGCAGCATGCTGATTTTGCCGGTAGGGCAGCAGCGTGCCGAAGATTGGAAGCCCGCGAACGACGATGAGCTGATGCCGTTGTCGCTGGACGAAGTTAAAAAATTAGAAACGCATTTGCAATTAAAGTCGGGAGAGCTGTTAACAAAATTGACCGCATCACGAAAAAACTCGCAAGGCAAAGAAATAAAATCAGATTTTCTGTGGGTGAAACGGCATATCTCACCTGCGGATGCAAAAAAGCTGATGGCGATGAAAATCCCCGGAGTGTATTCGCAAACTGAATATCGCCGTTACTACCCGGCGGGCGAAGTGATGGCCCATATTGTCGGTTTTACCGATATTGATGGCAAAGGGCAGGAAGGTTTTGAGTTAACACGAGAAAAAATGCTGGCGGGTAAGCCGGGCTCTCGCACCGTGATTCGAGATCGTCGTGGCTACATTGTTGAAGACGTTTCAACGATTGTGCCGCCGCAAGAAGGGCAAACATTGCAGTTGTCGATTGATCGACGAATTCAATATTTGGCTTACCGCGAGCTTAAAAATATGGTGGATAGCTCCGGTGCAGTGGGTGGGGCGATTGTGGTGCTGGATGCGAAAACTGGAGAAGTTTTGGCATTGGCTAATGCGCCGTCTTACAACCCCAATAGCCGTGCTCGAGTTGACCCAGCGTATAAACGCAATCGCGCGCTAACTGATTTGT contains:
- the ftsL gene encoding cell division protein FtsL, which encodes MTRLNMFLLAVLVICALAVITSRHKSRKLFIELQKEDVLTRKLDVEWGQLQLEQSTWAMHSRIEQEAGHTLEMQVAPSNRTQVILEHGELVKQPEVKDLQ
- a CDS encoding peptidoglycan D,D-transpeptidase FtsI family protein; the protein is MITAGKTAASRRRPKYAVIPKLERWRVWTVLGGLMVLFAALLGRALYLQVWNEGFLQDQGDARYRRVLKLEANRGMITDRNGEPLAISTPVQSIWMSPRSMLILPVGQQRAEDWKPANDDELMPLSLDEVKKLETHLQLKSGELLTKLTASRKNSQGKEIKSDFLWVKRHISPADAKKLMAMKIPGVYSQTEYRRYYPAGEVMAHIVGFTDIDGKGQEGFELTREKMLAGKPGSRTVIRDRRGYIVEDVSTIVPPQEGQTLQLSIDRRIQYLAYRELKNMVDSSGAVGGAIVVLDAKTGEVLALANAPSYNPNSRARVDPAYKRNRALTDLYEPGSTMKAMTVAMALDAGKVTPQTIIQTGGGTMAIGPNMVKDDHAVGAATVETIMQKSSNVGMTKMALMMDRESKWNFYKDVGFGEVPHTGFPGEAAGRIRPWKNWRPIEEATMSFGYGMSVSLMQMARSYQLFAGNGEIHPVTFTKLVAPAPGKQVVSAKTAEQVRKMLEMVTLPGGTATRAQVVGYRVGGKTGTAKKLVDGKYSDTARVGSFVGLAPISNPRLIVAVMVDEPSFAMRYGGLVAAPIFSNVVAGSLRLLGVPPDAPTTNIFLPNTEAEVKEET